A stretch of the Nitrospirota bacterium genome encodes the following:
- a CDS encoding ABC transporter permease, whose translation MIFLQIAWNNLIRNRRRTVVTLIAIIVGIAMMVFTNGFNAGMASQWAGSLINESDGHLSIHYAGFYKFGISDREKVFIENPQPLIAELRRNSHVKSVMPRVALAGLIGQTS comes from the coding sequence ATGATATTTTTGCAAATTGCATGGAATAACCTGATACGCAACCGGCGGCGGACTGTTGTGACGCTGATTGCGATTATAGTTGGAATTGCCATGATGGTATTTACGAACGGTTTTAATGCCGGAATGGCTTCGCAATGGGCGGGTTCGCTCATTAATGAGAGCGATGGACATCTCAGTATCCATTATGCCGGCTTCTACAAGTTTGGAATCTCGGATCGGGAAAAGGTGTTCATTGAAAATCCGCAGCCCTTGATTGCGGAATTACGCAGGAATTCTCATGTTAAATCAGTGATGCCGCGGGTGGCTCTTGCCGGATTGATAGGTCAGACCTCCTGA
- a CDS encoding ABC transporter ATP-binding protein: MSIQITSVTKEYKLGKTTVNALRGVSLKIEQGEFVALIGPSGSGKSTTLHILGALDRPTSGEVWIQDTPVTKLRDKQLARLRRVHIGFIFQSFNLIPVLSVFSNVEFPLLLMKTPKQERMERVMATLKSVGLEDRARHKTEELSGGQRQRVAIARALVTNPSIILSDEPTANLDSETGKAIIDLMQKLNEEQRVTLVFATHDASIVSRARRIVHILDGVILNGVNWVNGDGISGFF, from the coding sequence ATGAGCATACAAATTACATCAGTTACAAAAGAGTATAAATTGGGGAAAACCACTGTGAATGCCTTACGTGGTGTTTCTCTGAAGATTGAACAGGGTGAGTTTGTCGCATTAATCGGGCCGTCCGGCAGCGGCAAATCCACAACCTTGCACATTCTGGGGGCACTGGATCGTCCGACTTCCGGGGAGGTGTGGATTCAGGATACGCCGGTTACAAAGCTGAGAGATAAACAGTTAGCCCGCTTGCGCCGCGTACATATCGGGTTTATCTTCCAGTCATTCAATCTGATACCGGTGTTGAGTGTCTTTAGTAATGTGGAATTTCCGCTCTTATTAATGAAAACACCAAAGCAGGAACGTATGGAACGGGTGATGGCCACTCTGAAGAGTGTCGGATTAGAAGACAGGGCGCGGCATAAGACTGAGGAACTGAGCGGCGGACAGCGACAGCGTGTCGCAATAGCGCGGGCATTGGTGACTAATCCGAGCATCATCTTATCCGATGAACCGACCGCTAACCTCGATTCGGAAACCGGTAAAGCCATCATTGACCTGATGCAGAAGTTGAATGAGGAACAGCGTGTCACCTTAGTGTTCGCAACGCATGATGCGTCCATCGTGTCACGCGCCCGGCGAATCGTCCATATTCTTGACGGCGTCATTCTGAATGGGGTGAATTGGGTGAATGGGGATGGTATAAGCGGGTTTTTTTAA
- a CDS encoding PadR family transcriptional regulator: protein MESMSTVNLIILGLLLDKPMSAYDMAQIVDSWIMRKLLKISAPTVYKNLKVLYKETYITAESVKDGEMPEKKIYSVTEAGRAYFLKLMEYYSGNLNDFYLDFNMFLVNLDKVDKQAGLLMLHNLEKQINQARAWIVQHEQDMKAAEVFFAGRMLAKQYRMVLSTLRDWIEEVIVEYSNTSDLGRHPFGVQMNSHEPRVHKGK, encoded by the coding sequence ATGGAAAGCATGTCAACAGTGAACCTGATTATTCTGGGGTTGTTACTGGATAAACCAATGAGCGCCTATGACATGGCGCAGATAGTGGATTCATGGATCATGAGGAAGCTATTAAAAATCAGTGCGCCTACAGTGTATAAGAACCTGAAAGTGCTTTATAAAGAAACGTATATAACGGCAGAATCGGTAAAAGACGGAGAGATGCCGGAGAAGAAGATATACTCTGTTACAGAGGCTGGCCGGGCATATTTTCTGAAACTCATGGAGTATTATTCGGGCAATTTGAATGATTTTTATCTTGATTTCAACATGTTCCTGGTCAATCTTGATAAGGTGGACAAACAGGCGGGGTTGCTGATGTTGCATAATCTCGAGAAGCAGATCAATCAAGCCCGCGCCTGGATTGTGCAGCATGAACAGGATATGAAAGCCGCTGAGGTGTTCTTTGCCGGCAGGATGCTCGCTAAACAGTACCGTATGGTTCTCTCGACCCTTAGAGACTGGATTGAAGAGGTAATTGTTGAGTATAGTAACACCTCAGACCTTGGCAGGCATCCGTTCGGTGTACAGATGAACTCCCATGAACCGAGGGTTCACAAAGGGAAATGA
- a CDS encoding ABC transporter ATP-binding protein → MIELKELTIHVKDFMADAISLTVRPGEIHALIGPSGAGKTLILETIAGLYNPHSGNILIDKQDITEYPPEKRAFAYVPQDTSLFPHLSVEENILYGLKVVNKYITSELRNYIDRIIERLNIKHLTGRFPSRLSGGERQRVALARALAIQPKLILLDEPTSALDPSIREETCYLFKELHREFQFTALLVTHNFEEAFFLSDVFSILIDGRIKQTGKRKEVLYHPRDVSVARFLGVSNLFRGRIVEVKEDRVVIYWIDEKQTIIARRTFRDTWVKEGVDIFWGIRPEDVHIIKGEKKAKGQNLFHASLLAVYSGKNMHNLVTTLNIPSPLRGEGQGGGELRRYSDENAGSEVKISLRDTVLQRLQISSVDAIQICLIPEHIILLPYIST, encoded by the coding sequence GTGATTGAACTTAAAGAGCTTACTATACATGTTAAGGACTTTATGGCGGATGCTATAAGCTTAACAGTCCGGCCCGGAGAGATACATGCACTGATAGGCCCAAGCGGTGCAGGAAAAACACTCATACTTGAGACAATAGCAGGTCTGTATAATCCTCATAGCGGGAACATCCTGATTGATAAACAGGACATAACAGAATATCCCCCTGAAAAGCGGGCATTTGCTTATGTCCCTCAGGATACATCCCTTTTCCCCCACCTGTCTGTGGAAGAAAATATTCTATATGGATTAAAGGTAGTGAATAAATACATTACCTCTGAATTAAGAAATTATATTGACCGGATAATTGAGCGCCTTAATATTAAACACCTGACCGGACGTTTCCCTTCCCGGCTTTCAGGCGGAGAGAGACAGCGGGTAGCCCTTGCAAGGGCATTAGCCATCCAGCCGAAGCTTATTTTGCTGGATGAGCCTACATCTGCGCTTGACCCTTCAATAAGAGAAGAGACCTGTTATCTTTTTAAAGAACTTCACCGTGAATTTCAGTTTACAGCGCTTCTTGTGACGCATAATTTTGAAGAGGCATTCTTTCTGAGTGATGTGTTTTCAATTCTGATAGACGGAAGGATAAAGCAGACTGGGAAGCGGAAAGAGGTTTTGTACCATCCGAGGGATGTGAGTGTCGCACGGTTTCTTGGTGTCTCAAACCTGTTCAGGGGACGGATAGTTGAGGTTAAAGAGGACAGGGTAGTCATCTACTGGATAGATGAAAAGCAGACAATTATCGCCCGCAGGACTTTTCGTGATACATGGGTAAAGGAAGGCGTAGACATCTTTTGGGGAATAAGGCCGGAGGATGTACACATTATAAAAGGGGAGAAGAAGGCGAAAGGCCAGAACCTTTTCCATGCGAGCCTTCTTGCTGTTTACAGCGGAAAGAATATGCACAATCTGGTTACAACGCTGAATATTCCCTCCCCCTTGAGGGGGGAGGGTCAGGGTGGGGGTGAGCTAAGGAGATATTCTGATGAAAATGCCGGGTCAGAAGTGAAAATATCTCTACGTGATACAGTGTTGCAACGTCTCCAAATATCATCAGTTGATGCAATACAGATATGCTTAATCCCAGAGCATATTATATTGCTGCCTTATATAAGTACATAA
- a CDS encoding ABC transporter permease gives MNFRNLVIGCAISIFALYAILIISLFGFFEGKVFLDTLMSTRVLFSIRLSLFAASVVSILSVIIGLPAAYALSRYDFRGKRIIDAVLEIPMVMSPVSLGAVILIFFNTRGGEYIQGHFTTFVFEVSGIILAQFVTTAGIATRLIKTTIDEIPVRYEAVARSLGATPFKAFLTVTMPLARRGILAAVILSWAKAIGEFGATIMVAGSMAMKTETIPVAIFMRLASADISGTIVLIIILLAFGMGVLTLIRLLGIRAYES, from the coding sequence GTGAACTTTAGGAATCTTGTTATAGGATGTGCGATAAGCATCTTTGCCTTATATGCAATACTGATTATTTCCCTGTTCGGTTTTTTTGAAGGAAAGGTTTTTCTGGACACCCTCATGTCAACCAGAGTCTTGTTCTCCATCCGGCTGAGCCTTTTTGCCGCATCTGTAGTTTCAATACTATCTGTGATAATCGGCCTTCCTGCTGCGTATGCATTGTCACGTTACGACTTCAGGGGCAAGCGGATTATTGATGCTGTTCTTGAGATTCCGATGGTAATGTCTCCTGTATCCCTTGGTGCGGTGATACTTATATTTTTCAATACAAGGGGAGGGGAGTATATACAGGGTCATTTCACTACCTTTGTTTTTGAGGTCTCCGGGATTATCCTGGCACAGTTTGTTACCACCGCAGGGATTGCCACACGCCTTATTAAGACGACTATTGATGAGATACCTGTGCGTTATGAGGCTGTGGCACGGAGCCTTGGTGCTACGCCGTTTAAAGCCTTTCTTACAGTAACCATGCCGCTTGCAAGAAGGGGTATTCTTGCTGCTGTTATTCTATCATGGGCAAAGGCCATCGGGGAATTCGGTGCAACTATTATGGTGGCAGGTTCAATGGCAATGAAGACAGAGACGATTCCTGTTGCCATATTCATGCGGCTTGCGAGTGCTGACATAAGCGGTACTATCGTACTTATTATAATTCTTCTTGCGTTTGGTATGGGTGTGCTGACTTTAATACGTCTTCTTGGGATAAGGGCTTATGAATCGTGA
- the modA gene encoding molybdate ABC transporter substrate-binding protein has translation MIFKGKYDRAVVYLFFIFLLYVFIPSHSIVSAKTPVRERLLVYVGAASKPPTEEAASLFEKKTGIKVDLNIGGSGMILSQMKLARKGDVYFPGSSDYMEKAKHEGLVYPETEVKVVYLVPAINVQRGNPKNIKQLKDLARPGLRVVIANPENVCVGLYAVEIVDKVFTPEEKAILRKNIVNYAESCEKTANVISLKAADAVLGWSVFEHWDPKRIETVPLKANEIIRIGYIPAAVSKFTDNRELAQRFIDFLVSPEGKAVYKKYNYFMTPDEAYVWLGAKKPVGGEYIIPKDWFAR, from the coding sequence ATGATATTCAAGGGTAAGTACGATAGAGCAGTTGTCTATTTATTTTTCATTTTTTTGTTGTATGTTTTTATCCCCTCCCACTCCATTGTATCTGCAAAAACACCCGTCAGGGAACGCCTTCTTGTTTATGTTGGTGCTGCAAGTAAACCTCCTACTGAAGAGGCCGCATCTTTGTTTGAGAAAAAGACCGGTATAAAGGTTGACCTTAATATAGGCGGCTCAGGTATGATACTCTCTCAGATGAAGCTGGCGAGAAAGGGTGATGTATATTTTCCAGGTTCGTCAGATTATATGGAGAAGGCAAAGCATGAAGGGCTTGTCTATCCTGAGACAGAGGTGAAGGTTGTCTATCTGGTACCTGCCATTAATGTCCAACGTGGTAATCCTAAAAACATCAAACAGCTTAAAGACCTTGCACGACCCGGCCTGAGGGTGGTGATTGCCAATCCTGAGAACGTGTGTGTTGGTTTATATGCTGTGGAGATTGTAGATAAGGTCTTTACACCAGAGGAGAAGGCGATACTCAGAAAGAATATAGTCAACTATGCTGAGTCATGCGAGAAGACTGCAAATGTTATTTCCCTTAAAGCAGCGGATGCAGTATTGGGCTGGAGTGTGTTCGAACACTGGGACCCAAAACGGATTGAAACAGTGCCGTTAAAAGCAAATGAAATAATCCGTATAGGTTACATCCCTGCGGCTGTATCAAAGTTTACTGACAACAGGGAACTTGCACAGAGGTTTATTGATTTCCTTGTCTCTCCTGAAGGGAAGGCGGTGTACAAAAAATATAATTATTTTATGACACCTGATGAGGCTTATGTCTGGCTTGGGGCAAAGAAGCCTGTAGGCGGGGAATATATTATTCCAAAGGACTGGTTTGCCAGATGA